A window of Candidatus Saccharibacteria bacterium contains these coding sequences:
- a CDS encoding right-handed parallel beta-helix repeat-containing protein — translation MSRLPTPGQDEGTWGTILNDYLAVEHNADGSLKRAGQPGGLATLDGTGQVPSAQLPSVMHTSGNETVTGAKDFTGGITVNGEPIVTDAMLDTALTEVPANSLLTAKGDFFVATAPGVVTRLGVGSDGQILQADSAQPAGLAWRSSAENTRVSGLAGDGATDDGPRIQSTLDAIGKTGNHSVEVMVEAPPNGVIYINSTVQVQSNNTILRFGSPLSFGPLGRIRIQGEAAETPATGKPFLTADSLEGSTTLTLNNVAPFSVGSYILLRGARDATGNPTREQKEYHSVASVAGNTLTLTEPLGDDFLAYNPNPDAPAGTSHESQVTRVISSLVSAPAVRGDRTVTVLDTSIFAAGDIVQVADDTHTTKPDGTIETSNYKHREIAEIKEIVSGTELRLSHALYHTYDMPALARVIKLQPVRNSRIQDASVTWSAMSLVGNAFEIKYGVQCALLNCSVSGDGAHTKSWKNQAFRLSDSYMCQTSQCYAANPAVTGSGNGYGATLYGATNCMVRDCRFSSLRHSVLLFNGAAGNTITGCVSEDCCISDYDLHGAECIDNLFSGCTAIGGDSAADDGSTNKSACKAGNTSHADGDFNNVFTDMLIVNYGGAAFEVVPSSANNGFRDSRVNGAQTGVKLVSISSNTGLLSTDNFVDNVDFADITGSLTNVNGSIAGTMVRGLVIANCRFTRAVTGLVIQNAQKVHLRRNEFYDPALPAGTYAITANNVSGFSAKGNDISGCVRGVKLTASPAARVYGNIMHDLTETNVFEDAGGNDNALFVRNEIYGFTPITSVSGTGPSTGGVTDIHPAYQPDVPARHGFVEWNYDPAMAGSGSGATGNVSGTLYLMKISSQTGGTVSNILATVGTAGSGLTAGQNFAALYDDAGNLLQRTNDQAANWAATGLMSMPLQSPVTLRAGRDYFVGLLANGTTVPLFVATGAGGGVTTPNSGLAASRRRFATNTTTGLTAMPASITLTNSGARTYWVALS, via the coding sequence ATGAGCAGACTCCCGACACCCGGCCAGGATGAAGGCACCTGGGGCACTATCCTCAACGATTACCTTGCTGTCGAGCACAACGCCGACGGCTCATTAAAGCGCGCCGGGCAACCGGGCGGCCTGGCGACGCTTGATGGCACCGGCCAGGTGCCGTCGGCCCAGCTACCATCCGTCATGCACACCTCTGGCAATGAGACGGTGACAGGTGCCAAAGATTTTACCGGCGGCATTACCGTCAACGGTGAACCCATCGTCACTGATGCGATGCTCGATACCGCCCTGACCGAAGTGCCGGCCAATTCCCTGCTGACCGCCAAGGGTGATTTTTTCGTAGCGACAGCTCCGGGCGTCGTCACCCGCCTGGGGGTTGGCTCGGACGGCCAGATACTGCAGGCGGATAGCGCCCAGCCGGCCGGCCTGGCCTGGCGCAGCAGCGCGGAGAATACCCGGGTGAGCGGCCTGGCCGGCGATGGCGCAACCGACGACGGGCCGCGCATCCAAAGCACGCTCGACGCCATTGGCAAGACGGGCAATCATTCGGTGGAGGTTATGGTGGAGGCGCCGCCGAACGGCGTCATTTATATCAACAGTACGGTGCAGGTCCAGAGCAACAACACCATCCTGCGCTTTGGTTCGCCGCTGAGTTTCGGGCCGCTGGGGCGTATCCGTATTCAGGGCGAGGCGGCTGAGACACCGGCCACCGGCAAGCCTTTTCTCACGGCCGACTCGCTGGAAGGCTCGACGACGCTTACGCTGAACAATGTGGCGCCGTTCTCCGTCGGCAGCTACATCCTGCTGCGCGGCGCCCGTGATGCCACCGGCAATCCTACCCGCGAACAGAAGGAATATCACAGCGTCGCCAGTGTCGCCGGCAATACCCTGACCCTGACTGAGCCGCTCGGTGATGACTTTCTGGCCTACAATCCCAATCCTGACGCGCCTGCCGGCACCTCGCATGAGTCGCAGGTCACCCGGGTCATCAGCAGCCTGGTGTCGGCACCGGCGGTGCGCGGCGACCGTACCGTCACGGTGCTCGATACCAGCATCTTTGCTGCCGGCGATATCGTCCAGGTGGCCGATGATACCCATACCACCAAGCCTGATGGCACCATCGAGACCAGTAATTATAAGCACCGTGAGATCGCCGAAATCAAAGAGATAGTTTCCGGCACGGAGCTGCGCCTGTCGCACGCGCTGTACCACACCTATGACATGCCTGCCCTGGCACGTGTCATCAAGCTGCAGCCGGTGCGTAATTCCCGGATTCAGGACGCTTCGGTCACCTGGAGCGCCATGTCGCTGGTGGGCAATGCGTTTGAGATAAAGTATGGCGTCCAATGCGCACTGCTTAACTGTTCCGTATCCGGCGACGGTGCCCATACCAAGTCCTGGAAGAATCAGGCCTTCCGCCTTTCCGACAGCTATATGTGCCAGACCAGCCAGTGTTATGCCGCCAACCCGGCGGTAACCGGTTCTGGTAACGGCTATGGGGCGACACTCTACGGCGCAACCAACTGCATGGTGCGTGATTGCCGTTTCTCTTCGCTGCGCCATTCAGTACTGCTCTTTAACGGTGCAGCCGGCAATACCATCACCGGCTGCGTGTCTGAGGACTGTTGTATATCAGACTATGACTTGCATGGCGCCGAATGCATCGACAATCTCTTTAGCGGCTGCACGGCCATCGGCGGCGACTCAGCTGCGGATGACGGCTCGACCAACAAATCCGCCTGCAAAGCCGGCAATACCAGCCATGCCGACGGTGATTTCAATAATGTCTTTACCGACATGCTGATCGTCAACTACGGCGGTGCTGCCTTTGAGGTGGTGCCGAGTAGTGCCAATAACGGTTTCCGTGACAGCCGCGTCAATGGTGCCCAGACCGGCGTCAAACTGGTAAGTATCTCCAGTAACACCGGCCTGCTTTCGACCGATAACTTCGTGGATAACGTCGATTTCGCCGACATCACCGGTTCGCTTACCAACGTCAACGGCAGTATCGCCGGCACGATGGTGCGCGGCCTGGTCATCGCAAACTGCCGGTTTACCAGGGCTGTGACCGGACTGGTCATACAGAACGCCCAGAAGGTGCATCTGCGCCGCAATGAGTTCTACGACCCTGCCCTGCCGGCTGGCACCTATGCTATCACCGCCAACAATGTCAGCGGCTTCTCCGCCAAGGGCAATGACATTTCCGGCTGTGTACGCGGCGTCAAGCTGACGGCCAGCCCGGCGGCGCGGGTATACGGCAACATCATGCACGATCTGACTGAGACCAATGTCTTTGAGGACGCCGGCGGTAACGACAACGCCCTCTTTGTCCGCAATGAAATCTACGGCTTTACGCCGATTACCTCTGTCAGTGGCACCGGGCCCAGTACCGGCGGCGTGACCGATATCCACCCTGCCTATCAGCCGGATGTCCCGGCCCGGCACGGGTTCGTCGAATGGAACTACGACCCGGCCATGGCGGGCTCGGGCTCGGGTGCGACCGGTAATGTTTCCGGCACATTGTACCTGATGAAGATATCCAGCCAGACCGGTGGGACGGTGTCGAACATCCTGGCAACGGTCGGCACGGCCGGCAGCGGCCTGACGGCGGGCCAGAACTTCGCGGCTCTCTACGATGATGCCGGCAACCTGCTGCAGCGCACCAATGACCAGGCGGCCAACTGGGCGGCTACCGGCCTGATGAGCATGCCACTACAGAGTCCGGTGACGCTGCGGGCGGGCCGGGACTACTTTGTAGGGTTGCTGGCTAATGGCACGACAGTGCCGCTGTTTGTGGCGACCGGTGCTGGCGGCGGCGTGACCACGCCTAACTCCGGCCTGGCGGCAAGCAGGCGCCGCTTTGCCACCAACACCACCACCGGGCTGACGGCCATGCCAGCGAGCATCACACTGACCAACAGCGGTGCGCGCACGTACTGGGTGGCATTGTCCTAG
- a CDS encoding YdeI/OmpD-associated family protein, giving the protein MSDLAILPFPSRQAFYNWLLANHRIEPGVRLRIYKVASGQPTITWAEAVEVALCFGWIDSIKNKYDEVSYLQKFGPRRPRSIWSQINCNTVERLIKEGLMQPSGLAQVEAAKADGRWDAAYASPKDMQVPEDFIKLLAEHPRAHAFFDTLNKTNRYAIAFRLQTAKRPETRQRRMEVFLQMLLDGKKFY; this is encoded by the coding sequence GTGTCTGATCTTGCCATCCTTCCCTTTCCATCTAGACAAGCCTTTTATAATTGGCTCCTGGCCAACCACCGTATCGAACCCGGTGTGCGACTCCGCATCTACAAAGTAGCCTCCGGCCAACCGACCATCACTTGGGCTGAGGCCGTGGAAGTGGCCTTGTGTTTCGGCTGGATCGATAGCATCAAGAACAAGTACGATGAGGTCAGCTACCTCCAAAAATTCGGGCCGCGGCGGCCGCGCAGTATATGGTCGCAGATCAACTGCAATACAGTTGAGCGGCTGATTAAAGAGGGATTGATGCAGCCCAGCGGCCTCGCCCAAGTAGAGGCGGCAAAAGCTGACGGGCGCTGGGATGCCGCCTACGCCTCGCCTAAGGATATGCAGGTGCCCGAAGATTTTATAAAGCTTTTAGCTGAGCACCCCAGGGCGCATGCCTTCTTTGACACGCTCAATAAGACCAACCGGTATGCCATTGCTTTCCGTCTTCAGACGGCTAAGCGGCCCGAGACGCGTCAACGGCGGATGGAGGTGTTCTTGCAGATGCTCCTCGATGGCAAAAAGTTCTACTGA
- a CDS encoding NUDIX domain-containing protein gives MSNTERFRLLAAAYIIIRKENKVLLLKRANTGYQDGNYGLPAGHLNGGELATHAAVREAKEEAGVVVRPEDVRLVFTDHRLDTGISPERIELVFEATKWEGEPFNAEPEKCDDLSWYDLGDLPENMIPLVRAILNSIARGEIYAEHASELE, from the coding sequence ATGTCCAATACAGAACGCTTCAGGTTGCTCGCAGCTGCCTACATCATTATCCGTAAAGAAAATAAAGTCCTTCTGCTCAAGAGGGCGAACACGGGCTATCAGGATGGCAACTATGGTTTGCCGGCCGGCCATCTCAATGGCGGCGAGCTGGCAACACATGCCGCTGTCCGTGAGGCAAAAGAAGAGGCCGGCGTCGTAGTCAGACCTGAAGACGTACGGCTCGTATTCACTGACCACCGTCTGGATACCGGCATCAGTCCCGAGCGCATAGAGTTGGTTTTTGAGGCGACGAAGTGGGAGGGTGAACCGTTCAACGCCGAGCCTGAAAAATGTGATGACCTTTCCTGGTATGATCTCGGTGACCTACCTGAAAATATGATTCCATTGGTACGGGCCATCCTTAACAGCATCGCTCGAGGTGAGATATATGCAGAGCATGCCTCAGAGTTAGAATAA
- a CDS encoding DUF1761 domain-containing protein: MLEFSGINYLAVAAVWLVYVAVGAWWYSPAGFAKQWNKYTGINILKMPQEEASRAIVAVAISAAVQAYTLAIVLNSLHVATIIDGLAAGLLIWLGLVTATTVGVTLYSRRSWDFLWLNSAYFLVVMSVGSVILAAWQ, translated from the coding sequence ATGTTGGAATTTAGCGGCATCAATTATCTGGCGGTGGCAGCAGTCTGGCTGGTATACGTGGCAGTGGGGGCCTGGTGGTATTCGCCGGCCGGGTTTGCCAAGCAATGGAATAAGTACACCGGCATCAACATTTTGAAGATGCCCCAGGAAGAGGCTAGCCGGGCTATCGTTGCAGTTGCCATCTCTGCGGCCGTCCAGGCGTATACGCTGGCCATCGTCCTTAATTCCTTGCATGTCGCCACTATCATTGATGGACTGGCAGCCGGGCTGCTCATCTGGCTGGGGTTAGTGACGGCCACGACGGTCGGGGTGACTTTGTACTCGCGGCGGAGTTGGGATTTTTTGTGGCTGAACAGCGCGTATTTCCTGGTGGTCATGTCAGTCGGGTCAGTGATTTTGGCCGCCTGGCAGTAA
- a CDS encoding NUDIX hydrolase, producing the protein MNEPVLIEHAVVDILIIKDNKFLLVEESKPGREGLFNLPGGRVEAHETLFAAAIREAKEESGYDVELTGLVGVYQGVTPLYNVSGPVFSARIIGGEATPTPAHPSIRWVTKDELDGMAKAGELFTKYPPIAIAHYETRGILPLDTISCTVYP; encoded by the coding sequence ATGAACGAACCCGTCCTCATCGAACACGCCGTCGTCGACATCCTCATCATCAAAGATAATAAGTTTCTGCTCGTCGAGGAGAGCAAGCCTGGCCGCGAAGGCCTCTTCAACCTGCCAGGCGGACGCGTAGAGGCGCATGAGACGCTGTTTGCTGCCGCCATCCGCGAAGCGAAAGAGGAATCGGGGTATGATGTGGAGCTGACGGGGTTGGTGGGTGTCTATCAAGGTGTGACGCCACTTTATAATGTCTCTGGGCCGGTATTCAGCGCACGCATCATCGGCGGTGAAGCGACACCAACCCCCGCACACCCTTCCATACGCTGGGTCACCAAAGATGAGCTGGATGGCATGGCCAAAGCGGGCGAACTATTCACCAAATATCCGCCAATCGCCATAGCACACTACGAGACACGCGGCATCCTGCCGCTCGACACCATCAGCTGCACCGTCTACCCGTAG
- a CDS encoding AEC family transporter: MLSAVFQILPLILIFLVGYGLKRARFLSSDDGSTLLKLIFYAGLPALIFTSILKVEMTAEVLLLCLLTPVIVGISLLALFFVRRSMLHALSGKTFGSLLAGVVIMNTGFLVPFVERVYGAEGLARLVVIDAVNVLITFSLVYAIVVSLGSKKPSASFIARKLLISPPLWAIVLALICKFADITPPFLIVEALSNISRLVGPVILIALGLKFTLHIHNTRLLPVPLVLRFVLGGIIGYAFVKLTGLQGLDAQIAMFASIAPIGFNSITFAELEKLDVEFAASQVSLALLMALVAAPFIVHFLPGL, translated from the coding sequence ATGCTCAGCGCCGTCTTCCAGATACTGCCGCTTATCCTGATCTTTTTGGTCGGCTACGGCCTGAAGCGCGCCAGGTTCCTTTCGTCAGATGACGGCAGCACGCTACTGAAGCTCATTTTCTACGCCGGACTGCCCGCCCTGATCTTTACCTCCATCCTCAAGGTAGAGATGACCGCCGAGGTACTGCTGCTCTGTCTCTTGACGCCTGTCATTGTCGGCATCAGCCTGCTGGCACTCTTCTTTGTGCGGCGCTCAATGCTGCATGCCCTCAGTGGCAAGACGTTCGGCTCTCTTCTGGCCGGCGTCGTCATCATGAATACCGGCTTTTTGGTGCCCTTCGTCGAGCGGGTCTACGGCGCCGAGGGTCTGGCGCGGCTGGTGGTCATCGATGCGGTCAATGTGCTGATTACCTTCAGCCTGGTCTATGCCATCGTCGTCAGCCTGGGAAGCAAGAAGCCGAGCGCGTCCTTCATCGCCAGGAAACTGTTGATTTCGCCGCCGCTCTGGGCAATCGTCCTGGCACTGATTTGTAAGTTTGCCGATATCACGCCGCCGTTCCTGATCGTTGAGGCGCTGTCCAATATTTCCAGGCTCGTCGGGCCGGTCATCCTGATCGCACTTGGTCTGAAATTTACGCTACACATCCATAATACGCGGCTGCTGCCGGTGCCGCTGGTGCTGCGGTTCGTGCTTGGCGGCATCATCGGCTATGCCTTCGTCAAGTTGACGGGCCTGCAGGGGCTGGATGCGCAGATTGCCATGTTCGCCAGCATCGCGCCCATCGGCTTCAACTCGATTACGTTTGCCGAACTCGAAAAACTGGACGTCGAGTTTGCGGCGTCGCAGGTGTCGCTGGCTCTGCTGATGGCGCTGGTGGCGGCGCCGTTCATCGTCCACTTTTTGCCGGGGTTGTAG
- a CDS encoding AAA family ATPase: MNKPLVVYVSGAPGSGKTTLAKLLSEQLYVPHVSSDLVHGGIELSGNTEARQKTLHEVFVPLMIAMAEKGLSFVVEHVLQRGISEADIIDKLRPHAVIVNIHTQTADPIGRYVARVTASELPSIQRRREHLLALAEPHTRNLPLTKEPSDLGVPVLSVNTDDGYEPSLADVLAFITEQYRP; the protein is encoded by the coding sequence ATGAACAAACCCCTTGTGGTCTACGTCAGCGGTGCGCCTGGCTCCGGCAAGACGACCCTTGCCAAACTGCTTTCAGAGCAACTATATGTCCCCCACGTCTCCAGCGATCTTGTCCATGGCGGCATCGAGCTATCCGGCAACACTGAGGCCCGGCAGAAGACGCTCCATGAGGTCTTTGTGCCGCTGATGATCGCCATGGCGGAAAAAGGGCTCAGCTTCGTCGTCGAACACGTGCTGCAGCGTGGCATCTCTGAGGCGGATATCATTGATAAGCTGCGTCCCCATGCGGTTATCGTCAATATCCATACGCAGACAGCCGACCCCATCGGGCGATATGTGGCGCGCGTCACGGCCAGTGAACTCCCAAGCATCCAAAGGCGACGCGAGCATCTGCTGGCTCTCGCCGAGCCGCATACCCGCAACTTGCCGTTGACCAAAGAGCCATCAGACCTGGGCGTGCCGGTGCTAAGCGTGAACACAGATGACGGTTACGAGCCAAGCTTGGCAGACGTACTCGCATTCATAACGGAACAGTACAGGCCATAA
- a CDS encoding GNAT family N-acetyltransferase encodes MINIVVRKALAEDVAIVWKLGEHIPEFQTSDQAPTFWPASILQSCIGKDDVYFYVAVSGQQIVGFVIANCNTSLSKALIENIYVHPDHRGQGIGTRLAKQVIESAKADGYQFISVLTPPDDAAAIAAYKKAGFAEGETFLWLDVA; translated from the coding sequence ATGATAAATATAGTGGTACGCAAGGCTTTGGCTGAGGATGTCGCAATAGTGTGGAAGTTGGGCGAACACATCCCCGAATTCCAGACCAGTGATCAAGCGCCCACGTTCTGGCCAGCATCCATCCTGCAGTCTTGTATTGGTAAGGACGACGTATATTTTTATGTTGCTGTGAGTGGTCAGCAGATAGTCGGCTTCGTTATCGCCAACTGTAACACAAGCCTTAGCAAGGCGCTGATTGAGAATATATATGTCCATCCTGACCATCGTGGCCAAGGCATTGGAACGCGGCTCGCCAAACAGGTAATTGAGAGTGCCAAGGCAGACGGATACCAGTTCATCTCCGTCCTGACGCCGCCGGATGACGCTGCTGCGATTGCGGCTTACAAGAAAGCCGGCTTTGCAGAGGGCGAAACATTCTTGTGGCTTGATGTAGCCTAG
- a CDS encoding NUDIX domain-containing protein, producing the protein MQDIYKSAGIIIVDRKLLFTRAHDMAFFINPGGKIEAGETARQALVRELKEELSIDVDEADLEPYGEYTAEAANHKGKTVHMQAFIVKKWRGDITPSAEIAEIRWLDSSVPDDIKVGSIFGGKVLRSLHEAGLVD; encoded by the coding sequence ATGCAAGACATATATAAGTCAGCCGGCATCATCATAGTCGACCGCAAGCTCCTCTTTACTCGTGCTCATGATATGGCATTCTTCATCAACCCGGGCGGCAAGATCGAAGCAGGCGAAACCGCCAGGCAAGCCCTGGTCCGCGAGCTCAAAGAAGAACTGTCAATTGATGTCGACGAGGCCGACCTTGAACCGTATGGCGAGTATACCGCTGAAGCTGCCAATCATAAGGGAAAGACCGTGCATATGCAGGCCTTCATCGTTAAGAAATGGCGTGGCGACATTACCCCGAGTGCAGAAATAGCTGAAATACGCTGGCTCGACTCAAGCGTGCCTGATGATATCAAAGTGGGCTCGATCTTTGGCGGTAAAGTGCTGCGGAGCCTGCACGAGGCGGGCTTGGTAGACTAA
- a CDS encoding RICIN domain-containing protein: MKRRKTTKKQAVLKKKQPVIKKNWLIAAGVAIFVALGLLTLHLANAAANKTGAIRHSSGRCLDNSFSRVVNGNNFHLWDCNGSAAQKVTMKSVGNSSYNLVVQGRCVEGYVPNATEKDNLSVKLRTCDNRTSMKWKKGTNGSLVNQRTKFCLVPKFGGTKNGTLLVVSYCNKSNSQKWSTP; encoded by the coding sequence ATGAAACGTAGAAAAACTACAAAGAAGCAAGCGGTCCTTAAAAAGAAACAACCTGTCATCAAAAAGAATTGGCTTATCGCAGCCGGCGTCGCTATCTTTGTAGCATTAGGACTCTTGACCCTGCACTTGGCCAACGCAGCTGCTAACAAGACTGGAGCCATCAGGCATTCAAGTGGCCGCTGCCTGGACAACTCATTCTCAAGAGTAGTCAACGGTAACAACTTCCATCTTTGGGACTGCAACGGTTCTGCAGCCCAGAAAGTGACGATGAAGTCCGTGGGCAACTCCAGCTATAACCTGGTCGTACAGGGCCGCTGTGTCGAAGGGTACGTCCCCAACGCAACGGAGAAGGACAACTTGTCTGTCAAACTCCGCACCTGCGACAACAGAACTTCGATGAAGTGGAAGAAAGGGACGAATGGGTCGCTTGTTAACCAGAGGACCAAATTCTGCTTAGTGCCGAAGTTCGGTGGCACGAAGAACGGCACGCTGCTGGTTGTCAGCTACTGTAACAAGTCGAACTCGCAGAAGTGGTCGACGCCGTAA
- a CDS encoding DUF4407 domain-containing protein: MMLGGADLELLEEAPSDKNEFVARGLSALVPALFAFAAFTIAGAVIALTVWLGVPVGVIWAVVVLVLDVSLLTSLVGADTKQRIRLLLIRGCVSLLAAYVCAQFILIAVFHQDIVPQMVRNQVEAAQDYAENVVGPQYEADKTAAETTLANGQKELDAAAAKTEELLQKVNAANITLRCEVGGINDPGDCEGTTGDRGFGDEAEVAQSQLRAAESELALAQAAERASQARLGPEMEAARATLARIESSVAADKSAAMERQLADQGLIARWEALDDLREKSWAVDVFAWALEALLVAIDLMAVIAAVTSKTPAYSRIVRAKEVEADIRAGLIETEAQLASRVREAEITTEMAPALVTILAAKRQAAAEELRDQLAAIGRERQLAEARADLRGDVARAEADGDIVSSIARHEAARVERVMSGRGAMGADGSPFYWRGPVTDTRVA; this comes from the coding sequence ATGATGCTCGGGGGTGCCGACCTGGAGCTCCTCGAAGAAGCCCCCAGTGATAAGAATGAGTTCGTCGCACGCGGATTGTCAGCACTGGTGCCGGCGCTCTTCGCGTTTGCCGCCTTCACCATTGCAGGGGCGGTCATCGCCCTCACTGTCTGGCTCGGCGTCCCTGTGGGCGTCATCTGGGCCGTGGTGGTACTCGTCCTCGACGTCAGCCTGCTGACGTCCCTGGTCGGCGCCGACACGAAACAACGGATACGCCTGCTGTTGATCCGGGGCTGCGTCAGTCTGCTCGCAGCCTACGTCTGCGCGCAGTTCATCCTGATCGCCGTCTTCCACCAGGATATCGTGCCACAGATGGTGCGGAACCAGGTGGAGGCTGCGCAGGACTACGCGGAAAACGTAGTCGGGCCGCAGTACGAGGCCGACAAGACTGCGGCCGAGACGACCCTGGCTAACGGCCAGAAGGAGCTCGACGCGGCAGCCGCCAAGACGGAGGAGCTGCTGCAGAAGGTAAACGCCGCGAACATCACGCTGCGGTGCGAGGTCGGCGGAATCAACGATCCTGGCGACTGCGAGGGGACCACGGGCGACCGAGGTTTTGGCGACGAAGCAGAAGTGGCCCAGAGCCAACTCAGGGCTGCCGAGAGTGAGCTTGCCCTTGCGCAGGCAGCAGAGCGTGCCTCGCAGGCGCGCCTTGGCCCGGAAATGGAGGCCGCGCGGGCGACCCTCGCGCGGATCGAGAGCAGCGTTGCCGCAGACAAGTCGGCGGCGATGGAGCGCCAGCTGGCCGACCAGGGGCTGATCGCCCGCTGGGAGGCGCTGGATGACCTGCGCGAGAAGTCGTGGGCCGTCGATGTGTTCGCCTGGGCTCTGGAGGCCCTACTGGTGGCCATCGACCTGATGGCGGTGATCGCTGCCGTGACCAGCAAGACGCCGGCATACAGCCGGATCGTGCGGGCCAAGGAGGTGGAAGCCGACATCAGGGCCGGTCTGATCGAGACCGAGGCTCAGCTGGCAAGCAGGGTGCGCGAGGCGGAGATCACGACCGAGATGGCCCCCGCGCTCGTCACGATTCTGGCCGCCAAACGACAGGCGGCGGCGGAAGAGCTCAGGGACCAACTGGCGGCGATCGGCCGCGAGAGGCAGCTCGCAGAAGCCAGGGCCGACCTGCGCGGCGATGTCGCGCGCGCCGAGGCCGACGGCGACATCGTGAGTTCGATCGCCAGGCACGAAGCCGCACGCGTCGAGCGCGTCATGAGCGGTCGGGGCGCGATGGGTGCCGATGGGTCTCCGTTCTACTGGCGCGGGCCTGTCACGGACACCCGGGTGGCGTAG